In the genome of Plasmodium chabaudi chabaudi strain AS genome assembly, chromosome: 6, one region contains:
- a CDS encoding eukaryotic translation initiation factor 3 subunit C, putative has protein sequence MQSKFWARGADNDSGDNVSDSSENEVDEKPLVSAQAERWAVMDSSSSEEEERVIKSSEGKRLHFYETIEDNLNDSMENDDFNQLLKEYENLYKFMAKEGADRIPNFVIIYLDKLTKYVDTTFQNNVEKKELSKNKAQTLNKLRAKIRKCSELYQNKLNQYHENPDKFKENLERRKKDEDDDEDDEDDDEEDEEDDEEEDDGKKKKTNKDDEDEDEEDDDDDWSYSDDAEYASDEEDDKTKKAMSKWGLKTSEKVESKKKVAKVKKTKKEGTKKKDEKGTHADDNQSSKKKTYAELLNTKNLSEDVIRNRVKSVIEKRGRKGLDKHEHINILSKLCELAKTISTQSYIEVLEHLINLEFDVVSSVYTYMSFNVWNKTFKYIELILDLLIQNDHFYLVSINITEEIAEPTDETNEKEKITKSCKTLISFLAKLDDELLKALLYIDVQTEEYRKRLGKTVHMISLLYKGYKYVKHTKNLPDLAIYISTRILDHLYYKPELPFKQIWGFVKHGKEYVEKEGDNQKKEETNESTDADESPKDVIEKFVCEVFEHGTKQQKLRALLQLSYNKSLYDEFLEAREILNVGNVHELAISSDVQTQILYNRNLIQLGLCAFRHGRIYEAHCCLVEICSQNKHRELIAQGISTLKNQEKTIEQERTEKRRLLSFHMHISIELIECVNNICAMLLEVPNLAKHSYESKKDIISRQFRRFLDIYDKQIFNSPPENNREIIILATKYLQKGNWKMCCEKIFSLSIWPKFTDKEKVQAILTEKIKQEAMRTYIFRYISVYDSFSIDQLCVMFDLPQNTVHSILSKMMVNHEIPACWNESSKYILINKVNPTPLQTMALKLAENINEVMEQNELALNMKNPKFMLMQERKTQMKDDKSNWNHKKGDGKYGKNYNRNKNQNYKKNYKDKNMNKNFVQH, from the exons atgcaATCTAAATTTTGGGCCCGGGGAGCAGATAATGACAGTGGTGACAATGTATCAGATTCTTCAGAAAATGAAGTTGAT gAGAAGCCATTAGTTTCTGCACAAGCAGAAAGGTGGGCAGTCATGGATAGCAGTAGCTCcgaagaagaagaaagGGTAATAAAAAGTTCGGAAGGAAAAagattacatttttatgaaacGATTGaagataatttaaatgatagTATGGAAAATGATGACTTCAATCAACTATTGaaagaatatgaaaatttatataaatttatggcTAAAGAAGGTGCTGATCGTATTCCtaattttgtaataatatatttagataaactaacaaaatatgttgATACTACAtttcaaaataatgttgaaaaaaaagagttaagtaaaaataaagcacAAACTTTAAATAAGTTACGAGctaaaattagaaaatgtAGTGAATTATaccaaaataaattaaaccAATATCATGAAAATCCAgataaatttaaagaaaatttagAGAGACGTAAGAAAGATGAAGACGATGATGAGGATGACGAAGATGACGATGAAGAGGACGAAGAAGATGATGAAGAGGAAGAcgatggaaaaaaaaaaaaaacaaataaagatGATGAGGATGAAGATGAAGaagatgatgatgatgattGGTCATACAGTGATGATGCAGAATATGCATCCGATGAAGAAGATGATAAAACTAAGAAAGCTATGAGCAAATGGGGATTAAAAACAAGTGAAAAAGTagaaagtaaaaaaaaagtagctaaagtgaaaaaaacgaaaaaagaAGGtacaaagaaaaaagatgaaaaaggTACCCATGCAGATGATAATCAATcatctaaaaaaaaaacatatgcagaattattaaatacaaaaaatttatcagAAGATGTTATAAGAAATCGAGTAAAATCTGTTATTGAAAAAAGAGGAAGAAAGGGTTTAGATAAACAtgaacatataaatatattatcaaaattatgtGAATTAGCTAAAACAATAAGTACACAATCCTATATAGAAGTATTAGagcatttaataaatttagagTTTGATGTTGTTTCAAGtgtttatacatatatgtcaTTTAATGTATGgaataaaacatttaagTATATAGAACTTATTTTAGatttattaatacaaaatgatcatttttatttagtttcaataaatataactgAAGAAATTGCAGAACCAACAGATGAAACTaatgaaaaggaaaaaataacaaaatctTGTAAAACAttaatttcctttttagCAAAATTAGATgatgaattattaaaagcattattatatatagatgTACAAACAGAAGAATATCGAAAAAGACTTGGAAAAACTGTTCATATGATATCTTTACTATATAaaggatataaatatgtaaagcatacaaaaaatttaccTGACTTggcaatatatatttcgaCTAGAATATTAGACCATTTATATTACAAACCTGAGTTACCttttaaacaaatatgGGGATTTGTAAAACATGGAAAGGAATATGTTGAAAAGGAAGGCGATaaccaaaaaaaagaagaaacgAACGAATCAACAGATGCTGATGAGTCTCCTAAAGATgttattgaaaaatttgTATGCGAAGTATTTGAACATGGAACTAAACAACAAAAATTAAGAGCATTATTACAATTATcttataataaaagtttATATGATGAATTTTTAGAAGCAAgagaaatattaaatgttGGTAATGTACATGAATTAGCAATAAGTTCAGATGTTCAAAcacaaatattatataatagaaaTTTAATACAATTAGGATTATGTGCATTTAGGCATGGAAGAATATATGAAGCTCATTGTTGTCTTGTTGAAATATGTTCACAAAATAAACACAGAGAATTAATTGCACAAGGTATATCcactttaaaaaatcaagaaaaaacaatagAACAAGAAAGAACCGAAAAAAGAAGATTACTTTCTTTTCACATGCATATATCAATAGAATTAATTGAATGTGTTAATAACATTTGTGCTATGTTATTAGAGGTTCCAAATTTAGCTAAACACTCTTATGAATctaaaaaagatattatCTCAAGACAATTTCGTCGATTCTTAGATATTTAtgataaacaaatatttaatagtCCTCCAGAAAACAATAgagaaattattatattagctacaaaatatttacaaaaaggaaattggaaaatgtgttgtgaaaaaattttcagTTTATCTATATGGCCAAAATTTAcagataaagaaaaagtaCAAGCTATACTTacagaaaaaattaaacaaGAAGCTATgcgtacatatatattccgTTATATTTCAGTTTATGACTCTTTTTCAATTGATCAATTATGTGTTATGTTTGATCTACCACAAAATACTGTTCACTCTATTTTAAGTAAAATGATGGTTAATCATGAAATACCAGCATGTTGGAATGAAAGCAGTAAATACATACTCATAAACAAAGTAAACCCCACACCATTGCAAACCATGGCCCTTAAATTGGCCGAAAATATTAACGAAGTTATGGAACAAAATGAGCTCGCATTGAACATGAAAAATCCAAA GTTCATGCTCATGCAAGAAAGAAAGACCCAAATGAAGGATGACAAGTCAAATTGGAACCACAAAAAGGGAGATggaaaatatggaaaaaattacaatCGTAACAAAAATCAAaactacaaaaaaaattataaggataaaaatatgaacaaaaatTTTGTGCAACATTAA
- a CDS encoding shewanella-like protein phosphatase 2, putative, with protein sequence MNMSYLKYLFFGYLAILWKINYVHSTSFSNLKWEYDFYSIGDLHGDKDAFIRILLNESIIDLENNVIRNNVLTVITGDVLDPTYDDIDIILFIKHYNESGKSLNSKIILLLGNHEVSNLCLKFKNPQGNIEDYKYRNDMFRKGQEIYNYLIDSPFVVNVNNITFSHAGVLPFYSTYGIDFINEEGKKELINNCELLNQKIEKRQELCIACEYGPTLNRYYSYVTKNAFSDSRVCSSLYKSLGLLKSNRMVIGHTVQKNKQVNSYCQDKLLLADTGISKWKNGVISYIQHFNDGSYKVKYIKR encoded by the coding sequence atgaacatgtcatacttaaaatatttattttttggctATCTAGCTAttttatggaaaataaattatgtacATAGCACAAGTTTTTCCAATTTAAAATGGGaatatgatttttataGCATTGGAGATTTGCATGGTGATAAGGACGCATTTAtaagaatattattaaatgaaagTATAATtgatttagaaaataatgtaatcCGAAATAATGTGTTAACTGTTATAACTGGTGATGTGTTGGATCCAACATATGATGATAtagatattatattatttattaaacatTACAATGAAAGTGGAAAAAGTttaaatagtaaaataatattacttTTAGGCAATCATGAAGTAAGTaatttatgtttaaaattcaaaaatcCTCAAGGAAATATAGaagattataaatatagaaatgaTATGTTTAGGAAGGGgcaagaaatatataactatttaATTGATAGTCCTTTTGTTGTAAATGTGAataatattacattttCACATGCAGGAGTATTACCTTTTTACTCTACATATGGTattgattttataaatgaagAAGGGAAAAAAGAACTCATAAATAATTGTGAATTgttaaatcaaaaaatcgaaaaacGTCAAGAATTATGTATTGCTTGTGAATATGGTCCTACATTAAATAGGTATTATTCTTATGTTACTAAAAATGCATTTTCAGATTCAAGGGTATGTTCCTCGTTATATAAATCTTTGGGATTATTAAAATCTAATAGAATGGTTATTGGTCACACTGTTCAGAAAAATAAACAGGTTAATAGTTATTGTCaagataaattattattagcaGACACAGGCATTAGTAAATGGAAGAATGGTGTTATATCTTATATTCAGCATTTTAACGATGGGTCAtataaagtaaaatatataaaaagataA